The window ataCTGGGAAGGAGAACGGCTGAGTAGAACTGAAAAGCATAGCCTGAAAGCTGTATGAATGTGGCGGCTGCCTTGAAAACCAGGAAGCAGAGCCCTGAGGTCTGAAGAAGGAGAAACTAGTCCCGAAGAACTTCTCAACTAGAAAAAAAAGACCTGAGATCCCGAAAAAGCACTGTCTTCCAGTATACTTGAAACTCAATAGAAAGAAGGGATGAGAATCCCTAACTCCATTAATCGAAGAGAATCTGTCAAGAAGAATCAGCAGTAGAAACAAGGAAGGATTGCATAGGAtttgtatatgctgggaggtgagacgggagtggttcctagggattggatgagagcggatgtggtccctattcacaaaagtggtcacagggatgaagcaggaaactacaggtcggtgagccttacttcggttgttggaaaaataatggaagtgttgctgaaatgaaggatagtgtacttccttgaatctaatgggttacaggatccgaggcaacatggctttacaaaaggtaaatcgtgccaaacgaacctgattgaattttttgattgggtgaccagagagctggattgaggacatatgctagatgtaatttacttagatttcagcaaagcctttgatacggttcctcataggaggctgttgaacaaacttgaagggctgaagttaagacccaaagtggtgaactgggttagaaactggctgttggacagacgtcagagggtggtggttaatggaagatgctcggaggaaggaaaggtgagtagtggagtccctcagggttcggtgctggggccgaacctgttcaatatgttggtgagtgacattgctgaaggttagaaggaaaagtctgcctttttgcagatgatatcaagatttgtaacagagtagacaccgaagagggagtggaaaatatgaaaaaggatctgcaaaaattagaggaatgtctaatgcctggcaactaaaattcaatgcaaagaaatgcagagtaatgcaattggggattaataatcagaaggaaccgtatatgctgggaggaaagaagctgatatgcacggacgggaagaggaaccttggggtgatagtgtccgaagatctaaaggtgaaaaaacagtgtggcaaggcagtggctgctgccagaaggatgctgggctgtataaagagaggtgtagccagtagaaggaagaaggtgttgatgcccctgtacaggtcattggtaaggccccacttagagtattgtgttcagttttggagactgtatctggcgaacgacgtaagaagacttgaagcggtccagaggagtgcgacaaaaatgataggaggcttgtgccataagatgtatgaggagagactggaagccctgaatatgtataccctagaggaaaggaggaacaggggaaatatgattcagatgttcaaatacttgaagggtattaacgtagaacaaaatcttttccagagaaaggaaaatggtaaaaccagaggacataatttgaggttgaggggtggtagattcaagagcaatgttaggaaattctactttacggagagggtggtggatgcctggaatgtgctcccgagagaggtggtggagaggaaaacggtgactgagttcaaagaagcgtgggatgaacacagagaatctagaatcagaaaataatattaaatattgaactaaggccagtactaggcagacttgcacgctctgtgtctgtatatggctgtttggggaaggatgggctggagagggcttcaatggctgggagggtttagatgggatcgattaggttttaacggagatttcggcagttggaacccaagcacagtactggatagagctttggattcttgcccagaaatagctaagaagaaaaaatttaaaaaaatttaaattgaatcaggttgggcagactggatggaccattctggtctttatctgccgtcatcttgtTACTATGATCCCACGTAGACTCTCATAGAGAAAAGAGAGTCTGAGAGCAGGGTGaaacattaaggccctgattctgcaaagtgctcccgattgtaggtgtcctacagctgtctaatcagccaatcaggaggtatgtttaaaaaaaaaaaaaaaaaagctcccccaGGCAGGCCcttatattgaaggcacctccagggagcctagagaggcccgcaagcccgcctaagctcgcctaaggctacccGACAAATCAGAACTACAAAGCAGGAGGGATGGTTCGATGCAGAGCTACTTCAGTTGAAGAGGGACCTTAGAAAATCGGAAAGAGTATGGCTAAAATCGGGATCCAAGGAACACAGAGACGCCTGGAGACTTAAACAAAAAACCTATAAAAGCCTtaccaaggaaaaaaagaaaaaattctatTCACACAAAATTGGTGACATTACaaataacagtagctctctctttAAGCTGGTTAATGACCTATACTACATAGAGACATTCACCAACAACCATGAAGATTCCACATTAACCGCAAACACCTTAGCTGATTTTTTCACCTCCAAGATTCAAAAACTAAGATCTACTTTACCTACCTCGACTAATCCTCTTGAGGTTTTTCCCATTCTTCCTGACACCGACATATATAAATACAACTAATAAAAGATTGGTATTATTAATGATATTATCTTCAGAGAATGTCCTTGGGGATGATACTGCTAATTTATATATAAACCTTAACAAacaataaatgaaaaaataatgaaaaaataaaaataaaaataaaaagatgatTATCAATCCATCAAACGGATCAAAAGAAACAATCAgtacaaatacaaaaaaatatatataattcccAATCAAAAAACTTTCTAAAAAAACGTGAAAATATACAATGTCCTCAATCTGTGTATCAAAAATTCAAAGTGAATTTTGAACTCCATCCCGTTCTGAAAGGactgagctaagtacttttattgatttttattggtTTCCACTTTGCATCACGTTTTTCAGACTTTTCATTGACAGACACTTTGAATTTTTGATACACAGATTGAGGACATTGTATATTTTCACGTTTTTTTAGAAAGTTTTTTGATTgggaattatatatatttttttgtatttgaatTTTTTCATTTTACCATTCACATACGGGGTTTTTTCATTTGAGGTTTCAGGGAGATATTCTTTTTCATGATTTTTTCTTCAGAAGTCCACGCTTGGGGATGAATGTTTTCATTTAAATTTGTGATACGtttcaaaagaataaaatgatgtaCTGGGCACGGTTTATCtagatttatttctaagtgcATATCACTGCATAAGCAATGCCCGGGGCCATTGGTTGAAACGAGAGCGCACGGCCCGTACTGATTGTTTCTTTTGATCCGTTTGATGGATTGATAatcatctttttatttttatttttattttttcattattttttcatttattgtTTGTTAAGGTTTATATATAAATTAGCAGTATCATCCCCAAGGACATTCTCTGAAGATAATATCATTAATAATACCAATCTTTTATTAGTTGTATTTTCATATAATTTGGTATTAATTTATATTCTGGTATAGCTTTTGAGACCGACATATATAAACCAGAACAAGGGTCCAGAGCAGATCTAAACTGGAACCAATTCAAAACACTGGACTGGGAaaccttcaataaactctacaacaaatattctaactccttctgcaaactagacACCTGCCCtccaaacatcatgaaaactgcGCCCATTCATTTCAAAGCCAACATGCTAACCTGGGTGAACTTCCTACTTTCCTCAGGATACTTTCCTCCAGACCAAGGCCATATTAtgttaaccccaatcataaaaaacaccaaagaaCCCCCAAACGCCccttctaattacagaccaatcgctagcATCCCTTTTTTCACCAAAATAGCTGAAGGGGTGGTAAAAGCTGATCTCACCGcttatctggataaattcaacatactaagtgacaatcaatcgggctttcgaaaagaccacagcaccgaaaccatcatagcagcCTTAATTGACCACTTACATACCCTTTTCAGTCTGGGCTCCAGCACATTGATACTCCAACTCGACTtgagcagtgcgttcgacctagtagaccacaacattctccttgaatgcctgaCCCACATAggcatctccgaccaggtcctcaattggttttgTGGATTCCTACAAAACAGATCTTACAGAGTACTTAAAAACGACTCTTCCTCACCTAGCAGGGTTAACTCctgcggggtgccacagggctcccccctgtcccccacactatttaatatctaccttGCCTCCCTGGGTAACCTCCTTCAtaacctcaaactcaaattcttcatctacgcagatgacatcacaatagtcatcccactcTCCACTTTCTCCCCAGAACTTCTAGCCTACATCACAAGCATAAtcaatcagatagaactctgaaTGCTATCCTACCgattaaaactaaacccggacaaaacaaaattcttcctagcctcccccaatgacaaaatcaaagactccacAATCAAGGTGAAAGGTCTGgtcttccccctcgaacaaacattaaaaatactgggagtcactctagacaaacatctatcgctagaaaatcacaccgatcttactgtcaagaaatgcttctcggtgctctggaaactgcgcaccataaaaaaatactttgacgactcctCTTTTCGCCTTTTGGTACAGTCCTCCGTGCTCAgtgtactagactattgcaatgtcatttaTTTGTGCTCTACAAAGAAAACCAtgaggagactaaaattgatccagaacactgccgtccgcctcatattcggcttgaacaaatgggaccacatcacgcctttctaccaccgactgcattggctccctttcgaatccagagtcctattcaaattcgcctgcttctgctacaaaacagtttttggcctattaccaagctacctcaatcaccatttcactctgaatctcaccaacaagaaatcccgcagaaacaagctgttcgtcttcccatccctaaaattatgccacttcaatagatttctcaacaaaacctttgcttaccaggcggctaagctgaacccttggcttgcccaaatgatactcgaggccccctcttaccttagttttagaaaacttctcaaaacgcacctcttccgTGAACAGGGCTCGTAATCCCCTTTGCCCCCGGCTTccctttcccactctcccccgttccttctgctccctctcctccccccctccacacttgGTCTCACTCTCGCTATCGCTtaccaaccctaccttctgtcttACCATTACCCCTGCTAAATCTCAGTTATAGCTTTCCCCTCGCCccccctcttcattgcctgtaattttttttgttaaaattctgtaattttgtaattttgtcaaaattttgtaaatccgtgtatcaccgcggaccttaattaatgaatgtgaaccgcctagaactttttgggtatggcggtatacaagaataaaattattattattattattattaagcaaacctaggcggccctacgcaacTCTCTAGCAGAGCgggagacacttacaatgtaggctagcaaaatcctggcctatatggtaagtagacatGGCCGCTATACCTAATCGtggcaaggatctccctgccgcgattagtatagtgGCCGTGGCTATGGCCACCAGTATCGTCTCCCCAAACCCTCtgatgatcagggcaggagggtgcccaaccctttCTGTCGACAAAATCCACGATCGCCGGcgggaaggtgctcaacccttcctgctgacagaacccgcccccaccctgacgatcgcagcaggagggtacccaacgaCTCCTATAACGCGACACCAGTTGTTGAAGTTACCAGTGTCGGTATTGCTCCAGTATGGGAAGGCTTTGCAGTCATTAAGCTGTATTCGGCCTTCGATGTCCGAATACAGCTTAATGACTGCAAAGCCTTCCCATACTGGAGCAATACTGACACTGGTAACTTCAACAACTGGTGTCGCGTTATAGGAGTCGTCAAAACTAGAGGAGACTCCTGCAAAAATGCTACCGGTATCAATAACTCAACCGGATCAGCACCAGAAGAGAAGGTTTTGACACAGCAAACGACCCGACCAACTGGAAACACAATTGAACATTTCGATGTCAAGAAAGGAGCTCCGACATATTGACATTGGTGTCGATGTGGACGTCGACATGGATCACGTCTATAATCGGTGTCAACGTCTATGATTGATGTCGGCATCCATGTCGATGTGGACGTCGACATGGATCACAGATGCCGACATCAATCATAGACGTTGACACCGATTATAGACATCGACACCGATCATAGATGTCGACATCGACACAGGAGGTGACAGGTACAGTGAAATATGCCGATGCCGACAAAAGTCGTGGACATGAAAGAAACACTGCTGAAAAGAAAGCCAGTACCAATGGCTGTAGTGCTGATACCATCGTGCTATACTCCAGAGATGAAAATGCCAGTATCAAGGTACACATCACTaaaggagcagaaagaaaatgaCACCGGTACCCCTGGTCCATGACCGATACCATCGGTGTCGCTGTGGAGTAGAAAGAAAGAACACCGGTACTCTTGCTCCATGACCGGTACCATTGTTATCACTCtggaatagaaagaaaagaacatcAGTACCCTTGTCCCATGACCGGTACCATCGGTGTCACTCCACACTTCCAAGATGAACACGCCCATATTAAGGCAGCCATCGATATCGAAGTGGAGCCAAAGATGGGGCTAAAaagaggtcggcaggactggactcactgctacaatgaccaaAGTCGTCAGAATtagactcactgctacaatgacctgaAGCCCAAGGAAGAAATGGCACCAACTTATCCAGAGTAGGATCGGGCCCGACATAGTCGGTGTGGACTGGAGGAGCGGCACTGGAAGTACGCTGGGCACCGGATCACTAATGTCGGTTGGTGCCAGAATCTTGGCAGCGCCGACAGAAAACTGCTTCTGAAGAATTCACATGAACGTGTGCTGAAGAGGAAAAAAGCAAGGGAAGAAAAAATCGGCAAGGCTGAGGTCCCGACAATGCAAAAATCACAGAAGGATGTCGGTGAAGACAGGTTCCACAACAAAACAACCGCATGGAAGAAAATTGAGCAGGAAAAACCTGCACGGAACAAGAGTCATGAAgtggggagaaaaaaaatggcGATCCATAAGGCCCCACCAAGCCAAACCGACAGcggtaaagaaaaaaataaataaactataaaagtTCAGTTGGTTagtatcattattattttttgaacgataaaagaaaagaagaaactgacaaaACAGTCAGAAAAccgcgagagcgggaaggcagcgaaaataaaaaattttcaacagccgttgaaaacgcgacttcttagctccgcggaaactaagaaactgagggaccacgcgcctacatcaggcgggaaggtactcgtgcatgcgcggtgcgggctagCCAGAaatttctaagttcttagagtgcaagtCACtctaaagtgtccgtaccggggctccgttggtgccgtcacccatcagtgagaatatgctgcctgcttgtcctgggataattatttaaattatttaaattattataagcTAAAACAAACGGAAATATAAAGTGAAATGATCCGATGACGAGTTGGAGCAAAAAGCCAAGCACTATGAAAAGTATTTGAGTGCCTGGTGGCCCTGCTGAGGATTGGGAAGACAGATATATCTGATATTGAGTTAATGAGGTGCAATACAAATGCGAGAGTATCTCTTGCATTCTCAGATTTAGTGCTTTTCTATATAGAACAGGATCTAAATAATAAAACTAAGCAGGCCTTTGTAGAATTACCCTTCACATTAGTAGCATGGATGCCTTCTCTGAGGTGTTGAGCATAAgatttaaaatttaatgtgaCTCAACTgctatgtattttttgaaccctCACACTTAACTACATTTCTGTCCTTAAAGTGCCTCGAAggagtttgaagttttttgaacACTTAGAAATTAGATTCTGGTTTCAGATGTTGGAACATGCTTTTCCTTGTTCTAGTCATCGGGGATTTCAACCATTATGTGGACTTGACATGGATTAGCTTAAGTATTTTCTTTTGACATAGATTATGTATTATTTGCTCTTAGCTAATattttcttttctgtacaagattaatTCTTGATACTGTATGTTTAAAATTgatagattaaaaataaaaaagtgactCAAATTTGGCTGTTAACATGGGTTAGCTGGAAAAACTTCATACATACGAGTAATAGGCTGCTTAGGGAAAATAGACGTGAAATTTGTTAACttgtatttatgtattttttttatttttttcatgtttttcttttgcctttatttcaaATGTGACAAATACTTTAGAGCTTACAAAGACGGTACCACTTTTAATTTTCTGTTGAATTGTCAAGGATTCTGTTTGGCATGCCCATTCTTTCAGCTTCTCTTCTCTGATTAGTAAGGGCTTCCCTAAGACTTGGCCAAGCATTCGACAGACTTCTTGAGCTTTGCCCCTTGCGTTCCCAACAGCGGTGAGGCAGACTTGACGGCTTATGATTTAAAAAGCAGAAAGTCTATAATCGACTTTGAACAAAGGATATGGAATAAGAAGACAGTAGCTTTTTAAAGGTACGAATAACATACCGGAGTTTTTCCAGGGCTTCTTGGGTATGATAGAATTGATGCGGACTGAGGAGAATTGAACTACCCAGTTTTTCAACAAGCAGATTACAAAGATTCTGCATCTTTCCAAAGTCGCTGAATATAATACTGACCTGTCAGGAATACAAGCACAGAAGACACTTTTGAATGTTGTTCAATCCAGTTTATAGTATATATTAGAATGACTATTTTCTACATAGTTAAAAAAACAGCAAtatttcaaaaagggactggatgacttcctggaagcgaaggggatacagatagaggtttaccttacaggacattaagcgaacagggtatggatgttttaggttaggtagggaacacttacaggccatggacctggggggccgccgcaggagcagactgccgggcacgatggacccctggtctgacccggcagaggcaattcttatgttctgtctgaAGCAGTATTCCTTTGTTATTCTTATAAACCAGTACATTATAATTCTTGTAGTAGTATGAGTTGGATGCATTAAGCCGGCTGCCATATACAATAGTTTTCAGATCATATCCTTGAGAACCTACCACCAGCACTGTTTTTCAAGATATCTCAGCTATGCATTTATTCTAAAAGGCAGATAAATTTACCCTTAAGAGTAACCTAACACTAGATAAGTTGAGACCATACTCGTAAAATATTACCATAAACTCAAGATGCAGAAAATCTTTTGGGATATCCAATGGCACTTCTCAGCTGAGTTTGCAGGACCCACCTAGTCATTAAGAACTTCAGGATTTCTACAAAGAATATGTATAAGATAAATTttcatatgccttttccttcctACACAAATatgtattcattgtagatatcctgtaaCCTGACAGGCTAGGTGTGTCCCAGGGCCTGCACTGAAAACCAGTGATGTAGTGGGAAGATGGTATATGATAGATAGaggtagctaaggccagaagtaTACAGGGCTACACAAAGTGGAGGTagaactccccaaccctgagatgtcctaattagattgtaagttcttctgcgCAGGGTCCATCTTTAATGTTAAAAGTACAACAttaaataaatgataaataaaggaACAGGGGATAATGTTCATGTACCTGTTATTGGTGAGGCCTTACTTTCAgtgctgtgttcagttttggaggccttatTTGACTAAAGATGTAAAGAGATGGGAAGGGGTTGAGAGGGCATAGGAAATGAGTAGATCTCAATATTTATATCTTAGAGTACGGTCGATCAACCCAGTCTTTGGAATGCAGTTAgataatcgggttttcaggatatccataatgcatATAGATGAGGtaaatttgcatgtactactTTCATTCTATACAAATCTATCTTTATGAATCGTCAGTGGGtcttctgaaaacctgactggctaggtgtgtcctgaggattgGATTGAGAAGTCATACCCTGGAGCAGTGTCTCGCAAGCTTCGGCAAGCTACTGCACACTAAATCCTTTGTCTTGGCTGGAGGGTTTCCGGAAATGTACGGATGTTGACGTGATGTCATacatgaaggccctccagacagggtcTTGAGCTGCCAGTGGGGAGGGTACTGCAAGAAAAGAGGCATgtagaggagaggtgccagccaACTGTCTACAGAACGTGTCGTTTGCCGCAAGAGTTGGCTGGCACCGACGCCTCGCAGCACACCCCGAATCTCACTTTGggacacagtttgcaatacacttcCCAGGAAGAATGGGAAATGTGATACAGATATCTGCTAtttgaaagagaaagatggggaaTCTGTGGAATTAGAGGACATGAGATGAAGTACGGAGAAGTAGTCTAATGTTTTACCCAAAGTCTGGTTAAAATCACTGCAGCTTCTCCTGCTCTTGGGCAAGTCCATTAACCCTTCATTGGCTTAGATCAgggatgtccaatgtcggtcctcgagggccgcagtccagtcgggttttcaggatttccccaatgaatatgcattgaaagcagtgcatgcaaatagatctcatgcatattcattggggaaatcctgaaaacccgactggactgcggccctcgaggaccaacattggacacccctggcttagattatgagctctccagggacaggaaaaaaactacACCTTACTGTCATGGAATGCTCATTGCTTCAATAACTATaagaaagtaaaaataaaaatttgaaggAAGAATATTGGTAATAGATACTGGAATCTTGGTGGAGACAAAATCGTAATGGGATGTAGAAAATGAATGGGCAACACccatagaggatctctaaatgGCAAAGGGATGGAGTCAAAGTATAGAGCATTTCTGCTCAAAGGCAAAACTAAACCAACATGGAGCCGCAGTTACAAACCTAAAGGTAATCTTCACTACAACCTTAAACAAAGGCACGCAAGAggagtaaaaacaaaacaaagaaaaatcactaAATTGCTCCATAGAAAGAAGAGCAAagaacaaaactgtggaaccgATTGTCTTGATGTCAAAGTTTTTAATGaaagtcttcacaaataaaaagtaatgcagatcaaTTGGTAAATTCATATAACACACAGTAAGAAAATGTTGTGGTGTGAGTAACCTTCTGGGGTCCAATCCAATTGTACATTCTCTCGCTAAGTTACTAGAACCAGCTTCCTTGAATACATTGATCTATCTCTAGTAATTTCTtgcatagattactgtaatgcagtggcgtaccaaggggggggggggggcggtccgcccagggTGCATGGCTTGgggaggtgcacagccggccaggtccgggtcttcCTACCCTTCCTTTCTCCCGGCTGCACCGCTACGATCGATCCTACCAtagacacgggacggaggcactgggggcaccatggacatgggatggaggcactgggggcactattgacacgggaagaaggcactgggggcaccatggacacgggaagaaggcactgggggcaccatggacacaggacggaggcactgtgggcactatggacacaggcagtgattggctggcccggaacgtcctctccgacatcagaattgatgtcggaaagacttcttgtcggcagaGGGAGGTAGGAACGTAGCACGCgggctgggggaaaggaaggggagaggcgcaCTTTTTTTTCCggtggcagggagggcaggatgtaggcagacAAGCCGGTTGGCTTTtgcagggagggagataggtagacaggcaggatggccaaaatctggaagacaatgggggacactatggacacggaacggaggcactggaggcactaaggacacaggatgggggcaccatggacatgggacggaggcactgggggcactaaggacacaggatgggggcactggggacaccatggacacgggatggaagcactgggggcaccatggacacgggaagaaggcactgggggcaccatggacacgggatggaggcactgggggcactatggacatgggaaggaggcactgggggcactatggacacgggaagaaggcactgggggcactatggacacaagacggaggcactgaggacacaggacggagcactgggggcactatggacacagaacggaggcactgggggcaccatggacacgagatgaaggcactgggggcactatggacacgggaagaaggcactgggggcaccatgttcacgggacagaggcactgggggcaccatggacacgggaaggaggcaatgggggcaatatggacacgggacggaggctcttggggcactaaggacacaggatggaggcacggggggcactaaggatacaggacgggggcactgggggcactatggacacaggacggaggcactgggggcactatggacacaggacggaggcactgggggcacttaggacatgggaaggaaggagggagggaatagaaagggacaattgttgggcctgagtgcagaaagaaagaaatgaaagaaaggatacacagtcaattaatagatgtcaccttttgatgaaaaaaataaatggtcacgttacctctgacttactttcgctgcagcagagtcggcagccgtgctgaggtgcaggaaggtcccgtgctgactcgtctgccagctctgctccggaagaagtaagttacgtcggagggggtggacccggcagacgccgtcattgcgggactttgccacaactccctgcgtctgccgggtctactccctccaacgtaacttacttcttctggagcagagtcagcagatgagtcatcacgggaccttccagcatgcggctgctgagtccgctccagagcaagtacgttggagtggggtggactggcagccggcagctacaatcatcgtgggaccttgctgcatgaaggtagagaaaggagcaggattgctggaatggaagaatggtggagggaaagaaatggggcagggtggtatggaagggtggtgctgatagaatttatgtacagagaaaggggacagacataagggggaaggatattggagggagagaaagggggcaggtgctgattgaagaggggtggatggtgagagaaagggcagacattggatggtagtggggagcttatgctggatggaagtgcagatgggagagataagggagcaattgcaggaaggaaatgggaggagagaaagaggggagcagatgctggatggaagt is drawn from Geotrypetes seraphini chromosome 3, aGeoSer1.1, whole genome shotgun sequence and contains these coding sequences:
- the IRAK1BP1 gene encoding interleukin-1 receptor-associated kinase 1-binding protein 1, which codes for MSVPQGRVFMSLAPSHEENQEENQPENGQTPGTAAAAASREVHVIGHAELSAAPDRARVSIQVNSQKDVAGEAKSSVCRRLDYIVQSVRRQGITEEFMTVTKTFTRIENAYHMEAEVSIIFSDFGKMQNLCNLLVEKLGSSILLSPHQFYHTQEALEKLRRQVCLTAVGNARGKAQEVCRMLGQVLGKPLLIREEKLKEWACQTESLTIQQKIKSGTVFVSSKVFVTFEIKAKEKHEKNKKNT